GGGGGCCATACGACGAGAGAGTGTCCTTCACGAATAGTCCAGGCTGACGCCCGGTGATCCGGTTCGTACTGTCTCGGCTCCTGCAGTCGCTGGTGGCCCTCGCCATCCTGTCCGTCGTCGTCTTCATCCTGGCCAGGGCCACCGGCGACCCGCTCCACCTCATCCTTCCCATGTCGGCGAGCGAGGAGGACTACGCCGAGGCCCGCCGCTATCTCGGCCTCGACCGCCCGTACGTCGAGCAGTACTTCTCGTTCGTGGGCAAGGCCGTCACCGGGGACTTTGGGATGTCGCTACGGGCACGCAAGCCCGTGAGCGAGCTGATCCGGGAGCGGCTGCCCAACTCCCTTCGCCTCGCCACCTTCGCGATGGGCATCTCGCTCGCCCTCGCCTTCCCCCTGGGCGTGATGGCCGCCGTCAAGAAGGGGACCGGCCTCGACCGGACGGCGCAGGTGATCGCGGTGCTCGGCCAGTCGCTGCCCACCTTCTGGCTGGCCATCGTGCTCGTGGAGTTCGTCGCGGGGCGACTGCAATGGCTGCCCGCGGGCGGCATCGACGGCTTCACCAGCTATATCCTGCCCGGCTTCACGCTCGGGTGGTTCGTGGTG
This sequence is a window from Candidatus Methylomirabilota bacterium. Protein-coding genes within it:
- a CDS encoding ABC transporter permease, yielding MIRFVLSRLLQSLVALAILSVVVFILARATGDPLHLILPMSASEEDYAEARRYLGLDRPYVEQYFSFVGKAVTGDFGMSLRARKPVSELIRERLPNSLRLATFAMGISLALAFPLGVMAAVKKGTGLDRTAQVIAVLGQSLPTFWLAIVLVEFVAGRLQWLPAGGIDGFTSYILPGFTLGWFVVAGMMRLLRSAMLEVLDSEYVKLARVKGVVEHRVVWLHALK